From Ailuropoda melanoleuca isolate Jingjing chromosome 8, ASM200744v2, whole genome shotgun sequence, a single genomic window includes:
- the LOC117803423 gene encoding protein Niban 1-like, whose amino-acid sequence MALPSESVSSLTDLKTPAGSNQASPAKRASAILPGVSESEALSNEVFQELGEQKQPGVPSPLTKGESPSFPVPTPPPDGTGQGILSGVDGPVVPLVAAEDTAGALGTHSSELEFGGAPADREPSYEKPESSSASGSLKELRNLLTVTIEVPVESASLEIEKDTNEETLAPQEIETVEATTQIDTEADQAAASSQDSCEGGEISEREARSSPREAEAEAGREELGGFLGAQLACEGLTQGASSPGPPEQQAEAGESPEKELTGGASRLDAQEGGGAEAIVEVEDRPEEDCISRAHPTCPSESQGSVEETLGGSSNMAQATASVDTEEVKAAGVHECQWVVENAPNFDLLGSQDGGESTPGQPSEE is encoded by the exons ATGGCCTTGCCCAGTGAAAGTGTGTCCAGCTTAACTGATCTAAAAACCCCCGCAGGGTCAAACCAGGCCAGCCCTGCCAAGAGAGCCTCGGCCATTCTGCCAGGAGTTTCAGAGAGCGAGGCGCTGAGTAATGAAGTattccaggagctgggggaacaGAAGCAGCCTGGGGTCCCTAGTCCATTGACCAAAGGAGAAAGTCCAT CTTTCCCTgtccctacccctcccccagacGGGACCGGACAGGGGATTCTTTCAGGGGTGGATGGCCCTGTTGTGCCTCTCGTGGCTGCAGAGGACACGGCAGGAGCCCTGGGCACACACTCGTCGGAGCTGGAGTTTGGAGGGGCTCCTGCGGACAGAGAACCCAGCTACGAAAAGCCAGAATCCAGCTCTGCCTCGGGCTCCTTGAAGGAGCTCAGAAATTTGTTGACGGTGACCATTGAAGTGCCAGTGGAATCGGCCTCCCTCGAGATTGAGAAAGATACGAATGAAGAGACCCTTGCTCCCcaagaaattgaaacagtagaGGCAACAACCCAAATCGACACAGAGGCCGATCAAGCAGCTGCCTCCAGTCAGGACAGCTGTGAAGGCGGTGAAATCAGTGAGAGGGAGGCCCGCTCTTCCCCTCGGGAGGCTGAGGCGGAGGCCGGCAGGGAGGAGTTGGGGGGGTTCCTGGGGGCTCAGCTGGCCTGCGAAGGGCTTACCCAGGGTGCCAGCAGCCCTGGCCCCccagagcagcaagcagaggctGGGGAGTCCCCTGAGAAGGAGCTCACAGGGGGGGCTTCCAGACTGGAtgcccaggaaggaggaggggctgaggccaTTGTGGAGGTTGAGGACAGGCCAGAAGAAGATTGCATTTCCAGGGCTCACCCCACCTGCCCCAGTGAGAGCCAGGGTTCTGTGGAAGAAACCCTGGGAGGGAGCAGCAACATGGCCCAGGCTACTGCCAGTGTGGATACAGAAGAGGTTAAGGCTGCTGGTGTTCACGAGTGCCAGTGGGTGGTGGAGAATGCTCCAAACTTCGATCTGCTAGGTTCACAAGATGGAGGGGAGAGTACCCCAGGGCAGCCCTCGGAAGAGTGA